The Terriglobia bacterium genome includes a region encoding these proteins:
- a CDS encoding zinc-binding dehydrogenase, with translation MTAAVLYGKEDVKIERVPIPRVGHGEVLIKVQVALTCGTDLKVYQRGYHARMIVPPALFGHELAGVIEEVGPGVKSFRNGMRVVALNSAPCQMCFYCSKHQENLCEDLLFNNGAYAEYIKIPRRIVESNMLAVPSNVSYEEAAMVEPLACVLRGLHETSLEIGDTVVVIGGGPIGLMFVQVAKLKGCNVISVAKRDSQVSAAKRLGADDVVQITQVQDPVDAVRALTPDRRGADVVIEAVGRPEAWEWAIDMARKGGTVNFFGGCASGTKVALDTNRLHYSEITLKATFHHTPETVRKAFALIAERKIRGADYITGEAPLSRLQQVLRHMLNRNGDIKTAIIPGH, from the coding sequence ATGACAGCAGCTGTCCTCTACGGTAAAGAGGACGTGAAGATTGAGAGAGTGCCCATCCCCCGTGTCGGTCACGGCGAGGTTCTGATCAAGGTCCAAGTCGCGCTGACCTGCGGTACCGATCTCAAGGTTTACCAGCGCGGATATCATGCCCGCATGATCGTCCCGCCGGCCCTTTTCGGCCACGAATTGGCCGGAGTCATCGAGGAGGTCGGACCCGGCGTTAAGAGCTTCCGCAACGGCATGCGCGTGGTGGCGCTCAACTCGGCGCCCTGCCAGATGTGTTTCTACTGCTCCAAGCACCAGGAAAATCTTTGTGAAGACCTGCTCTTCAACAATGGCGCCTATGCCGAGTACATCAAGATTCCCCGCCGGATCGTAGAAAGCAATATGCTGGCAGTGCCCAGCAATGTGAGCTACGAAGAAGCGGCCATGGTTGAGCCGCTGGCCTGCGTCCTGCGCGGGCTCCACGAGACCAGCCTGGAAATCGGCGATACCGTGGTCGTCATCGGCGGCGGCCCCATCGGCCTGATGTTCGTACAAGTCGCCAAGCTCAAGGGATGCAACGTGATCTCCGTCGCCAAGCGCGATTCCCAAGTTTCAGCCGCCAAGCGCTTGGGCGCCGACGACGTCGTCCAGATCACCCAGGTGCAGGACCCCGTGGATGCCGTGCGCGCCCTGACTCCCGATCGCCGCGGCGCCGACGTGGTCATCGAAGCGGTCGGGCGCCCCGAAGCCTGGGAGTGGGCCATTGACATGGCCCGCAAGGGCGGCACCGTAAATTTCTTCGGCGGTTGTGCCAGCGGCACCAAAGTCGCGCTCGACACCAATCGCCTGCACTATTCCGAGATCACTCTGAAGGCCACGTTCCATCACACGCCGGAAACGGTTCGCAAGGCCTTCGCGCTGATCGCCGAACGCAAGATCCGCGGCGCCGACTACATTACCGGCGAGGCGCCGCTGTCGCGCTTGCAGCAAGTGTTGCGTCACATGCTCAACCGGAATGGCGACATCAAGACCGCCATTATC